In Calonectris borealis chromosome 22, bCalBor7.hap1.2, whole genome shotgun sequence, one genomic interval encodes:
- the LOC142092072 gene encoding olfactory receptor 6F1-like gives MSLSSDVQRGNHSGTHVFILLGFPGHQYLKMSLFMLFFVMYILALLGNFSIMVLVRSNPQLHTPMYIFLCNLSFLEIWYTTACVPKALVVLSGGDPTISFASCLLQMYFVFALACTEYFLLAAMAYDRCLAICFPLHYNSIMTRTLLTQLVFGSWLCGFSSITVPIYMISTFSFCGPNVINHFFCDVGPLIILSCTDTSLFELVAFIIAVIFILGSCIVTLLSYIYIISTILRIPSAIDQQRAFSTCSSHLTVVIIWYGSTIFLHIRHSLKDKVNLTKIVRVLNTIVTPLLNPFIYSLRNKEMKKAFKRTVQFKSWA, from the coding sequence ATGAGTCTTTCGTCTGATGTTCAGAGAGGAAACCATAGTGGCACACATGTATTCATCCTCCTGGGTTTTCCTGGCCATCAGTATCTGAAAATGTCTTTGTTCATGCTTTTTTTCGTCATGTACATCTTGGCACTCTTGGGAAACTTTTCCATCATGGTCTTAGTGAGAAGCAATCCACAACTTCATACCCCCATGTACATTTTCCTCTGCAACCTCTCCTTCCTGGAGATCTGGTACACCACAGCTTGTGTCCCCAAAGCTCTAGTAGTCCTCTCGGGTGGAGACCCAACCATTTCCTTTGCCAGTTGCCTTCTACAGATGTATTTTGTTTTCGCTTTGGCCTGCACAGAGTATTTTCTCCTGGCTGCCATGGCATATGACCGTTGTTTGGCAATCTGTTTCCCTTTACATTATAACTCCATCATGACTCGCACCCTTTTAACTCAACTTGTCTTTGGATCATGGCTTTGTGGTTTCTCGTCCATAACTGTACCTATATATATGAttagcacattttctttttgtggccCTAATGTTATTAATCACTTTTTTTGTGACGTAGGCCCATTGATCATTCTCTCTTGCACAGACACCAGCCTCTTTGAGTTAGTGGCCTTCATAATCGCAGTCATTTTCATCCTTGGCTCATGCATAGTAACCCTGCTCTCTTATATTTACATCATCTCTACCATACTGAGAATCCCATCAGCTATAGACCAACAAAGGGCCTTTTCCACTTGCTCTTCCCATCTCACTGTTGTGATTATTTGGTATGGTTCCACCATTTTTCTCCACATCAGACATTCCCTAAAGGACAAAGTAAATTTGACTAAAATTGTCCGTGTACTTAACACTATTGTCACACCTTTGCTGAATCCTTTCATTTATTCTCTGAGGaacaaagagatgaaaaaagcttttaagagaACAGTGCAGTTCAAGTCCTGGGCTTGA
- the LOC142091755 gene encoding LOW QUALITY PROTEIN: olfactory receptor 10A4-like (The sequence of the model RefSeq protein was modified relative to this genomic sequence to represent the inferred CDS: inserted 1 base in 1 codon) translates to MYLSTLVGNILIIMITMVDAALHSPMYLFLKNLSFLEIGYTTSRVPKMLVNFVTQRKGISFLGCATQMYAFTLLGITECRLLSAMAYDCYVAIXDPLRYTTMMSWNKCFLLSAVSWLIGVLVASGQTTFIFTLPYCGPNRINHFFCDLLPLLKLACVDTYKNEITTYIIAVLFIMVPFLLIVVSYVQILHTTFKMPSAGGKRKTFSTCSSHLVVVTLFYGSGIVTYLRPKAFYSSSSNKLLSLSYTLMSPMMNPLIYSLRNKEVKQALKRLIAKDINM, encoded by the exons ATGTACCTCAGTACTTTGGTGGGAAACATCCTCATCATTATGATCACTATGGTAGATGCTGCCCTTCACTCCCCCATGTATCTTTTCCTCAAGAACTTGTCCTTCCTGGAGATTGGCTACACTACATCCAGAGTCCCCAAGATGCTGGTGAACTTCGTCACACAAAGGAAGGGCATATCCTTTCTGGGCTGTGCCACACAGATGTACGCCTTCACCCTCTTAGGGATCACAGAATGTCGTCTGCTGTCTGCCATGGCCTACGATTGCTATGTGGCCA TGGATCCCCTGCGGTACACGACCATGATGAGCTGGAATAAGTGCTTCCTGCTGTCAGCTGTATCTTGGCTTATTGGGGTCTTGGTGGCCTCAGGACAGACAACTTTCATCTTTACCCTCCCATATTGTGGGCCCAACAGAATCAATCACTTCTTCTGCgatctgctgcctctgctgaagtTGGCTTGTGTGGACACCTACAAGAATGAAATCACCACCTACATAATAGCTGTCCTCTTCATCATGGTCCCCTTCTTACTCATAGTTGTGTCATATGTCCAGATACTGCACACCACCTTCAAGATGCCGTCAGCTGGGGGCAAGAGAAAAACATTCTCTACCTGCTCATCTCATCTGGTGGTGGTCACTCTGTTTTACGGATCTGGCATTGTGACCTACTTGAGACCCAAAGCTTTTTATTCAAGCAGCAGTAACAAACTGCTTTCTCTGTCTTACACACTGATGTCTCCAATGATGAACCCCTTGATttacagcttgaggaacaaagagGTGAAACAAGCCTTGAAAAGGCTGATAGCCAAAGATATAAATATGTGA